A single region of the Thunnus maccoyii chromosome 10, fThuMac1.1, whole genome shotgun sequence genome encodes:
- the crot gene encoding peroxisomal carnitine O-octanoyltransferase, with protein MANNLSESLPERTFQYQSSLPPLPVPSLEGSLSKYLDAVRPFASEKEFKATVDTVKKFQEGVGKELHQKLLQRAKTKKNWLEEWWLDSAYLELRIPSQLNVNFGGPAPYLEHYWPPAEGTHLQRASISTWHTLQYWNLIRTERLAPQKSGKTALDMDQFRMMFCTCRVPGVTKDTIHNYFKTEREGPCPSHIVVMCRGRLFVFDAMCDGQILTPPELLRQLSYVKDCCEGEPEGDGVSALTSDERTRWAKAREYLISIDPHNKTILETIQSSLFVISLDETKPYSSPENYTNVTLESLIGNPTIRWGDKSYNSIVFSDGTFGSTCDHAPYDAMVLVSMCWYIDQQVKATEGKWKGPGTVRPMPLPEELVFTLDQKVRSDISHAKQQYLETTKDLQVVCYAFTGFGKAAIKQKKLHPDTFIQLAMQLAYYKIHKRPGSCYETAMTRKFYHGRTETMRSCTQEAVNWCKAMTDPKCNIDVKRKAMLLAFNKHNKLMAEAQEGKGFDRHLFGLYLLAKEEGLPTPDLFMDPLYTKSGGGGNFVLSSSLVGYTTVLGAVAPMVHHGYGFFYRIRDDRIVISLSAWKSYRQTDAATLFNNFSNTLHEMFHLATTSQL; from the exons ATGGCTAATAATTTGTCAGAGTCCCTGCCAGAGCGGACCTTCCAGTACCAAAGCAGcctgcctcctcttcctgtACCATCACTAGAGGGCAGCCTTTCCAAGTACCTGGATGCAG TGCGTCCGTTTGCCTCTGAGAAGGAGTTTAAGGCTACAGTGGACACTGTGAAGAAATTTCAAGAGGGTGTTGGCAAAGAGCTGCATCAGAAACTACTGCAGAGagcaaagacaaagaagaacTGG CTGGAAGAATGGTGGTTAGACAGTGCTTATCTGGAGTTGCGCATCCCCTCTCAGCTGAATGTGAACTTTGGTGGTCCTGCTCCCTACCTTGAGCACTACTGGCCCCCTGCAGAGGGAACTCATCTGCAGAGGGCCAGTATTAGCACATGGCACACTCTGCAGTACTGGAACCTGATCCGCAC GGAGAGGCTGGCTCCTCAGAAATCTGGCAAAACAGCATTAGATATGGACCAGTTCAGAATGATGTTCTGCACCTGCAGAGTCCCCGGAGTTACGAAGGACACCATTCACAACTACTTCAAGACAG AGCGTGAGGGTCCCTGTCCGTCTCATATAGTAGTGATGTGTCGCGGAAGGCTATTTGTATTTGACGCGATGTGTGACGGACAAATCCTCACACCCCCAGAACTACTCAG GCAGCTGAGCTATGTGAAAGATTGTTGTGAGGGGGAGCCAGAGGGAGACGGTGTGTCTGCTCTCACCTCAGATGAAAGGACTCGTTGGGCGAAG GCCAGAGAGTATCTAATAAGCATTGATCCACACAATAAGACGATCCTAGAAACTATCCAGAGCAGCCTGTTCGTCATATCTCTGGATGAAACGAAACCCTACTCCAGTCCAGAGAACTACACGAAT GTGACCCTGGAATCCCTTATAGGCAACCCCACCATCCGCTGGGGAGACAAATCGTACAATTCCATCGTTTTTTCAGATGGCACTTTTGGATCCACTTGTGAT CATGCACCATATGATGCCATGGTTCTGGTGTCCATGTGTTGGTATATAGACCAGCAAGTCAAAGCTACAGAAGGGAAATGGAAG GGTCCAGGCACAGTCAGACCCATGCCCCTTCCCGAGGAACTGGTTTTTACTCTGGACCAAAAAGTCCGAAGTGACATCAGCCACGCCAAACAGCAGTACCTGGAGACG ACAAAGGATCTCCAGGTTGTGTGTTACGCCTTCACTGGGTTTGGAAAAGCAGCCATCAAACAGAAGAAACTGCATCCTGATACCTTTATTCAACTGGCGATGCAGTTAGCCTactacaaaatacacaaaag GCCAGGAAGCTGTTATGAGACAGCGATGACTCGCAAGTTCTACCATGGCAGGACAGAGACGATGCGATCCTGCACCCAAGAGGCCGTGAACTGGTGTAAAGCCATGACGGACCCTAAATgcaat ATTGATGTCAAGAGGAAAGCCATGCTGCTGGCCTTcaataaacacaacaagctGATGGCTGAAGCCCAGGAAGGAAAAG GTTTTGACAGGCATCTTTTTGGGCTTTATCTTCTCGCCAAGGAGGAGGGACTTCCCACTCCTGATCTCTTCATGGATCCCCTCTACACAAAGAG cgGCGGTGGCGGGAACTTTGTGCTGTCGTCCAGTCTGGTGGGCTACACTACAGTCCTCGGGGCTGTAGCTCCCATGGTGCACCATGGTTATGGCTTCTTCTACCGCATCAGAGATGACag GATTGTGATCTCCCTCTCCGCTTGGAAATCTTACCGTCAGACAGACGCAGCAACATTATTCAACAACTTCTCTAACACCCTGCATGAGATGTTTCACCTGGCCACCACATCTCAGCTTTAA